ATTTGAATCTTTTGATTTTAATGCCAGAGACATTAAAAGCTGTTTTTGCCATTAATTCCTATGATACTTGGAGACAAAATCTTGAGGGGTTGGTCCAtagcttttaaaatgtatacaaaaaaacCGTTTGGGCTTTTGTGATTAGTTGTATATAAATAGTCTGATACTTTCTCAAGACTAACTTGTCCAGTTAGGAAAGTGTTTGTTCTCTTTTTGCTCGGTTGAGTCTTCTTTCCTTAACTTGATTTTTTTGCTCCCCCCTTCCTTgtcattgcatttctttttgaaattgcaGAGTTGTATCATTTTGTGTTTGGGGAGGGTCACTGGTATCTGTAGACACACATTCCTTTGGGagccagggagagaagggaatgtCAGTTAGCTTTTCTGTTTCTCAGCCACATAATTTTCTTGTGGGCATATAACCTgaagtttttaatgtttattgtCTGTTTTGACAGGTGTTAACATTTCTTAGTTTGGGGCTTTGCACAATAATTATCTCACAATCAAGACAAATGGGTAGTGATGTTATGATTGAGTGGTTTTTACCCCTCACTCCCAAAAGTCAGTTGTCCCCTCTGTCCTTTCCATTTTTCTACATTCACTGATGATTTTTGGTGTCTTTCCCTTGTAGATGAATGTAAAGGAGTTTAAAGAGCACATCGCTGCCTCTGTCAGCATTCCGTCTGAGAAACAACGGCTCATTTATCAGGGACGAGTTCTGCAGGATGATAAGAAGCTCCAGGAATACAGTAAGAGTTTGGGGAAGGCAGTTCAGAGGTTGAGGGATCAGCTGAGGCTTTGGGCTTACCTGATCGTATAATGCCttggtgtgtatttttttttcctgcagatgTTGGGGGAAAGGTTATTCACCTTGTGGAACGGGCTCCTCCTCAGACTCAGCTCCCTTCTGGGGCATCTTCTGGGATAGGTTCTGCCTCAGCCACCCATGGTGGAGGACCCCCACCTGGTACTCGGGGGCCTGGGGCCTCTGTTCATGACCGGAATGCCAACAGCTATGTCATGGTTGGAACCTTCAACCTTCCTGTAAGCTTGTGTTCCACTTAGGCCAGTTTTTGTGGGGAAGGGCGGTTTGGTGTGGTAATAGCAGAGAGCTCATAAGACAGGAGTCTCGGTGTTTAGATTGGGTTTCCAGGTTCCTGAGGTCTGATACGGCCTCAGTCTTTGAGAAAAAGGGTGGGGCTCCAAAGAATGAGTTGGAGGTGTGGGGGCCTTAGTATTTGGCTTCTCCCAGAGCAACTTCCCTTACCCTTTTCCCAGAGTGACGGCTCTGCTGTGGATGTTCACATCAACATGGAACAGGCCCCGATTCAGGTATCACGGGCCTGGGAGGGTCAGGGAAGGGGATCTGGGAGAAGGAGGCCATAAGGTTGGGGGAGGACCTGGCTGAGGAGCTGGCTGGGTCCTGGTTCAGTGGGTGGTAGAGTTCATGCCTCTATCTCAGACgtaccctcattttatttttcttactgtatAGAGTGAGCCCCGAGTACGGCTGGTGATGGCTCAGCACATGATCAGGGATATACAGACCTTACTATCCCGGATGGAGGTCAGTGGCCAAGGCTGGCTAGGGTTGGTCTGTCTCTTCATTCTCTCTTACTGTTCTGTGTCTGCTTGGCAGTGAAGGCGTGACTGGCCAGATCAGCTGGATTCTTCCTGCCTAATCTGGTCTCTTCTTTGCAGTCTTCACTCTTTGGGGGCAGAAAAAGTATCTTTGTTGGGCTATCTTGTTCCTGCCAAACCTTTGGGTGCCTGGTATTTGGAAAGTGTGTTGCAAACTTAGTAGATAACTCTTGTGGCATCTTTTTTCAATTACAGAAAACAGTTCAtgcttttttaattaatatatttgatgCTGAGATGTCCCAGTTTCATTAGTTTGTGTTGTGAGTGACTGTAgcgtgggattttttttttttattaaattctcctCATGGAGGTTTAGGGAACCATCGTTTCTCTTTTCTGTTAGTAACTCTCAAGtattatagtttatttattatGCATCTTGTTAAGTTTTGTGCTGGTTGCTCTCCGGAGGGTCAAAGAGACAGGTGCAAAGCCCTGCTTTCAGGGAGCTTAGTTAGAGCTCCTTCTGCAATTTGTTCTCTGTTGACTGAGTAACTGCGGCAGTCTCATTTTGCCTTTGGTATCCTGAATCTCTCCCCTTCAGTGTCGAGGGGGACCCCAAGCACAGCACAGTCACCCGCCCCCACAGACGCCGACTGTGGCCCCGGAGCCTGGCGCCTTGAGCTCTCAAACATCAGAACCAGTTGAAAGTGAAGTGCCTCCTCGGGAGCCCATGGAGGCGGAAGAAGTGGAGGAGCGtgccccagcccagagcccagaacTCACCCCTTCTGGCCCAGCCCCTGTGGGCCCAACGCCTGCCCCAGAGACAAATGCACCCAAGTGAGAACCCTGAAGGGACCCtttgggagggggtgtggggggtccTCAGTGAAGGATGAGAGCCGGGAAGGGTCCGGTCCGATGGGAGAAGGGGGGCTACCGCCAGGCAGTGTTACCTGTAGGGTTAGcgtagaggggcagagagaggctcTGGATCACCTGAGTGGGGTTGGGGCTGACATTTGAGCCAGAAGCACTGCTATCCTTGGGGCAAGGGAATCTAGGTGGTGGTTCCTGAGTCCAATCAAGACTCTCTTCTCTGAGTTCACACAGGCGGTGTTTCTTCCTTCAGAGTTCGTTCCTTGCCATCATAGGGATGGGGTCATgtggtggggaaggcagaagcaattattttcttctccatgTCTCACCGTGGGTGCAGGTATAGGGTGGATGTTCTGCTGGTCCTGGAAGGGATTGAGCCAGGGGTGTGGGAGGCTGCGGAGAGAGAGGGCAGCGTAGTCTAGGTCAGTTGGGAGGCTGGGGATCCGAGGAAAGCCTCAGCTCGCTCTCTCGGGTTCGCCCACAGCCATCCTTCCCCAGCGGAGTATGTTGAAGTGCTCCAGGAGCTCCAGCGGCTGGAGAGCCGCCTTCAGCCCTTCCTGCAGCGCTACTACGAGGTTCTGGGCACCGCTGCCACCACAGACTACAACAACAACGTGAGCACCACCTGCCCCGTCACCCCCATTGTGTCCCATGTGGAATGGGCTGAAATGCAGATAACCCTTTCCCCCTAAAAATGATATTGTctgcaacaaaatggctttttttgTTGACAGGGAAGTAAGtgaccttttttcccttttagggAAGGGGATAATCTTGGGGATGtctgatgtttttatttctcagttctttGAGCGAGTTACTCAGGAAGCGCATGTAAGGGAGTTAGGAAGCTTATGTAGAGTGAGGAAGAGGAGTAGGTGATGACGTGCTGATCATCTAGGAAACTTTTTTTATATAtgtgaaatagaaattatttgCTGAGACTGGGCCCACCCAGAATCTTCCCAGGCTGTGCACAGAGGTGTAGAGAGCATGGTGTTTTTCAAGGGTGTTACTGCTTTTGTTACTGAGGTTCATTTCAGCCTAATGTCTTTTGTGCTTGGGCCCGGGGGAACAGCAAGAGGGGCGTGAAGAGGATCAGCGCTTGATTAACTTGGTGGGGGAGAGCCTGCGGCTGCTGGGCAACACCTTCGTGGCGCTGTCGGACCTGCGCTGCAATCTGGCCTGTGCACCCCCGCGACACCTGCACGTGGTCCGGCCCATGTCGCACTACACCACTCCCATGGTGCTCCAGCAGGCAGCCATCCCCATTCAGGTGGGTTGGGTGAGATTGGAGGGATGGACAATGCACGGCTATTGGTGGAACAACCCAGAGTAGCTATCAGGCTTGAAGTGACAGGGGTAGGGACTTTGGAAATACAAAGGGATGGAAAATGGAGAGGTTGGAGAAGTCTGTCTCAGGTGCCCTTGGTTAGGCTCTTGTTTTCCTCACTCCTGCCTTATCTGTATCCTCCAGATCAACGTGGGAACCACTGTGACCATGACGGGGAATGGGACTCGGCCCCCCCCGGCTGCCAGTGCGGAGGCAGCTCCCCCTGGTCCTGGGCAGGCCTCGTCCCTGGCTCCCACTTCTACCACTGTTGAGTCCTCAACCGAGGGGGTTCCCCCGCCAGGGCCAGCTCCCCCCCCGACCACCAGCCACCCGAGGGTCATTCGGATTTCCCACCAGAGCGTGGAACCCGTGGTCATGATGCACATGAACATCCAAGGTGAGTTAGGGCCGGTCGTTGGTAGAGCAGAGCTGTACGCAACACGGGACATGGGTTGGCACGGAGGTGTGAGGGAGCGAGGATGTGGACAGGAGAGGCCACGGCCGGCTGCTGGAGCAGAGGAATGGGGCAGAAGCTTTAGTCCGCTCGTGTGGGGAGGAGGGACTAGTCCTTGCAGATTTGTGTGCGTGGTGAAGGGAGTGCCTCCTCCCTGTCCAgatggagggaaaagcaggctttctggtgggggggatggggccTGAAAGATGCTGATCTCAGGAGGGTACAGTTAGGCCTCGGCCCCGCCTGTCTCAGggccactctctctgtctccctgcccaGATTCTGGCACACAGCCCGGTGGAGTTCCGAGTGCTCCCACTGGCCCCCTAGGACCCCCTGGTCATGGCCAGACCCTGGGTAAGAGTAAGGGCATCAGAGCAGGCTGAGCTCTGGGTAGAGAAGGGGTAGGGCCAAGTGGGTGGGTTGAAGGGGGTCCAGGTTCAAGGTTACATCAGACCCGCCCCCCAGGCTCCACCCTCATCcagctgccctccctgccccctgagTTCATGCACGCCGTCGCCCACCAGATCACTCATCAGGCCATGGTGGCAGCAGTTGCCTCCGCGGCCGCAGGTAATGACCCGGAAGGGGAAGCTTGGGAGGTGGGGCACGGTCCACGGTGGTGGGTGCTGCTGGCTGGAGGGCCAGGGCCCAGCCCTCAGCCCTCTTTGGTCTCTCCCCTCTGCCACCCATAGGACAGCAGGTGCCAGGCTTTCCGACAGCTCCGACCCGGGTGGTGATCGCCCGGCCCACCCCTCCACAGGCTCGGCCTTCCCATCCTGGGGGGCCCCCTGTCTCGGGTACTCTAGTGAGTAAGGGTGTAGGAGTTCTGGTGAGGGAGAGTCTGGGGAGAGAATCCTCTGGTGGGGAATGGATAGGGCAGGACTGaaagcctcctctctctctgttcagcagggcgCCGGGCTGGGTACAAATGCCTCTTTGGCCCAGATGGTGAGCGGACTTGTGGGGCAGCTTCTGATGCAGCCTGTTCTCGTGGGTGAGTCCTtgttcctccccgccccccaatgAAGGGATggccacagctctggaggctggtgCTCCTCTCCTGGTCTCATGGGTGCTTCCCTGATCTCTGCATAGGtcctttgtctttgcttttgtgcTGGGGAGACTGGAATAGCAGTGCTGTGGtgtctttgtttttccttagaGTTTAGCTTTTCTCTTTTGGTCTCTCTAGCTCAGGGGACTCCAGGAATGGCTCCGCCTCCGGCCCCTGCCACTGCTTCAGCTAGTGCCGGCACCACCAATACCGCTACCACAGCCGGCCCTGCTCCTGGGGGGCCCGCCCAGCCTCCACCCCCTCAGCCCTCCGCGGCTGACCTGCAGTTCTCTCAGCTCCTGGGGAACCTGCTGGGGCCGGCGGGGCCTGGGGCCGGAGGGCCTGGCATGGCTTCTCCCACCATCACCGTGGCAATGCCCGGTGTCCCCGCCTTTCTGCAGGGCATGACTGACTTTCTGCAGGTGAGTGGCTGGCTTGCTCTTCGGCTTACCCTCCCTTTCCCTGAGCCCAGCTAGGCACTGGCGTCTTGTTGCTATGATATTGCTGCTGGGCTCCTGCCTCTGGGGGCCTGTCGGTGGGAGGGAGCCCTGGGACTTCCTTGACTCTGATCCCTGCCCCCCATTTGGAAGAGGAAGACAGGGCTGTGAAGGCTGCTTTCGTACCTAACCTGTTCAGCGGGAGAGGGGCTAGCACTCCGCCTGCATCTGCCACCTGACCACACGTGCTTGTTCTGCTTCTGGGAGAAAAGACCAGAGCGGAGCTCTCCATCTTCCAGGCTCCTTTCGGTGTGTGCCTTACTGGTGCCTTGTTCCCATTCTCACCTTGTCTTCTGTTGTGtgttcctcctctgtctgccagGCAACACAGACGGCGCCTCcgccccctccaccacccccgcccccacccccggcccccgaGCAGCAGAACATGCCCCCACCGGGGTCCCCTTCTGGTGGCGCAGGGAGTCCTGGAGGCCTGGGTCTTGAGAGCCTTTCACCGGAGTTTTTTACCTCCGTGGTGCAGGGTGTTCTGAActccctgctgggctccctgGGGGCCCGGGCTGGCAGCAGTGAGAGTATCGCCGCTTTCATACAGCGCCTTAGTGGATCCAGCAACATCTTCGAGCCTGGGGCTGATGGGGCCCTTGGTGAGCAAGCCGGGGGTGCCTTGGCCTTCTCCAGGGAGGGGCAGGTCAACTGCCTCTGTCGAGGGGTGTGGCTGAGGTGGGATGAGGCTGACAGGCTGGCGGTGGGTGGGCAGGCCAGGTGGTAAAGGCCACTGCTGACTTCGGCTCCTGTTCCCAGGATTCTTTGGGGCCCTGCTCTCTCTTCTGTGCCAGAACTTTTCCATGGTAGATGTGGTGATGCTTCTTCATGGCCATTTCCAGCCACTGCAGCGGCTTCAGCCCCAGCTGCGATCCTTTTTCCACCAGCACTACTTGGGTGGCCAAGAGCCCACGCCTGGTAACATACGGGTAAATGAAGACCCTCCGCCCCGGAGCTCTAGCTCTTGCTCAGCTTCCATTCCTTTTTCTGACTATTTATCCCCTAAAGCAGCGATTGCTCCAGCCCAAGCCCTGGACTTACtagaggtggaggggagggcagtgtcTTGAGGGCTGGAGCTTGGCTCTAAACTTGTGCTGTTTCTCGCACAGACGGCAACCCACACGTTGATCACGGGGCTGGAAGAATATGTGCGGGAGAGTTTTGTGAGTAGCCCTTCTCCATCCCCTTGTCTCCCAGGTGTTGTCAGGGTAgctgctgttcctcctgcctcCTTGATATCCCTAGTTTTGCAGGGTTCCTGAAATGGGCTATCTTTGTGTGTCTCGTTTCTCAGTCTCTGGTGCAGGTTCAGCCTGGTGTGGACATCATCCGGACAAACCTGGAGTTTCTCCAAGAGCAGTTCAACAGCATTGCCGCTCATGTGCTGCACTGCACAGGTCAGGGGCAGGCAAGCAGGGTTGTGGACATCAGGGGTGTCAGAGGCACAAGGGCTGCCAGGTGCCAGCGTCCCCTCCTCGCATCTTGCCCACAGACAGTGGATTTGGGGCCCGTTTGCTGGAGCTGTGTAACCAGGGCCTGTTTGAATGCCTGGCCCTCAACCTGCACTGCTTGGGCGGACAGCAGATGGAACTGGCTGCAGTCATCAATGGCCGAATTGTAAGCACCGCCCAGCCCCCCATCTCCAGCCTTTTACTTTTTTAGAGTTCTATTCTTTCTGCTGTCCTgcagttcttgttttgttttttttctccgaACTGTCATCCTTTACTCTTTGATGCCTTTCAAAAGTGGGTTGAAGATGTTGTGTTCCAAGGCTGCTTTTTGCCCTCAGCGTCGCATGTCTCGTGGGGTGAACCCATCCTTGGTGAGCTGGCTGACCACTATGATGGGACTGAGGCTTCAGGTGGTTCTGGAGCACATGCCCGTGGGCCCTGATGCCATCCTCAGATACGTTCGCAGGGTCGGTGATCCCCCCCAGGTAAGGGCCCCGATGGGCTATGGGGTCAGGGGACTTGAGGGAACTAGAGAAGCCTGAGAGGGCCTTTCATGTTCTCCTTCTCTGCCCAATTTCATAGCCCCTTCCTGAGGAGCCAATGGAAGTTCAGGGATCAGAAAGAACTTCCCCTGAACCTCAGGTAACAGGGAGAGGTCAAGGGGCCAGATAATGGGGAGCGGAGGGCTTCAGGTGGAAGGGCTGGAGGCTAGGGATGCTGAAGCCTGCATCTTCCTGCTGAACTGCAGCGGGAGAATGCTTCCCCGGCCCCGGGCACTACGGCAGAAGAGGCCATGTCCCGAGGGCCACCTCCTGCTCCTGAGGGTGGCGGCTCCCGTGACGAGCAGGATGGAGCTTCAGCTGAGACAGAGCCTTGGGCAGCTGCAGTCCCCCCAGTAAGTGTCAGGAGGTGAGCTGGGAGGCCAAGGACAGGCAGAAGTTGTGCCAGTTCCTCATTATCTTCTCCCTCCCCAGGAGTGGGTTCCGATTATCCAGCAGGACATTCAGAGCCAGCGGAAGGTGAAGCCGCAACCCCCCCTGAGCGATGCCTACCTCAGTGGTATGCCTGCCAAGAGACGTAAGGTTGGTCTGCCTCTTCCCTGAGGATCTCTCTCTATCCCAGTTTCCCTGTTGTGTTCAGAATCAAACTAGTTAGAGCTGGAAGGAATGCTTCCTATTCTTGTCCTATTGCTGAGTGGACAAGGAAGCTTTCCTGGAACTTGACTTGCTCACAGTGGCGGCGGCACACCTCACGCTAGCACATGCCAATAGTGCTGTCCTCCTCCGGCCACCTGACCCCCGTGTGGCTGGGGCCTGTTCCCTCAAGGTGGGCTTCCTCTCGTGGACTTACTAGCTCTGAGTGTTGGATGGCTCGACTCATCCTGCCCCTCGTGTTTTGAAGAGCAAGTCCAGCGCATGCAGTGCGCTCTCGGCCAGAGCCAGATAAAACTAGGAAGGCATTGCTGCGGTCAGAATCACCCACGGGCCAGTTCCCTTCTCTCGGCTAGCCTAGAAACTCAGTGGTTGGCTCCTGGAAAGGGTGAGCTGGGCGGTGGCAATGGATCTGACGTTGATCCTCTTTTCCCTCCCGATCCCCTGTCCCCCAGACGATGCAGGGTGAGGGCCCCCAGCTGCTTCTCTCAGAGGCCGTGAGCCGGGCAGCTAAGGCAGCCGGAGCTCGGCCCCTGACGAGCCCTGAGAGCCTGAGCCGGGACCTGGAGGCACCAGAGGTTCAGGAGAGCTACAGGCAGCAGGTGCCCCCACCTTGAAGCAGAATAGGGATGGTCTAGCGGGAGGGGTCGGGTTAGGGCCCCTCTTCTCTGATTCCTCCAGAGACTCACTGGTCAGTTTGGGGCTACAACTTGGTGTTTTCTAAAGAGATTCTCCCTAGTGGCATCTGGGAAGGCTCAGTGACGCCATTATCGGGCTCCCCACAGTGTGGCTGGTGGGAAATGCTAGCTCCTAAGGGATGGCCTTGCGTGCTTGCTGGGATCCTAGGGCGTTTGGCTGGTGCCTCTCCAacctgtttgctctctctctctagctccgGGCTGATATACAAAAGCGACTGCAGGAAGACCCCAACTACAGTCCCCAGCGCTTCCCTAATGCCCACCGGGCCTTTGCTGATGATCCCTAGCTCTTTGCCCTATGGCCCTCCCTCACCAGGGGACCATTTCCCCCATCTTCCTTCacagtatttaagaaataaaagtcagATTTTCCTGGCTCTTTTGTCTCTTAGTTGTCTTTCTTAACTAATTTCAGTTTTCCTTGAGCTTGTTTAAAATTCCTAGTCCCTAGGAATCCAGCAATAGAAGACAGCTTTTAACCTTCCTGGCAAGCAGCCGGGCACTGCGTTTTACTATTCATGTGGCACAATGCTGAAATGAAGCCTGGTGACGGCAAGCACACACAAGCATCTTACATGTAAATGAAAGTTCAGATGGGCAAAACCTATTTCTAGGTTAGCATCGGGCTCTCAAACTATCTGGTAAAAAAACATTCAATCTCCAGGCAACTGCAGACCTGAAATACAGTCTTAGCATGACTAGCGAAGTCTGACAGTGGTGGCACTCATCCCAGGTTTGATGGGCCTCCTGTTCATGTGCTTGAACGTGGAGTCCACAAGACAGCTTCAAAGGCATGTCCTCTCAAGTCTGTAACAGGGACCAAAATGATACAAGGCTGCAAATTCCTTGGTACTCCGATGCAGCTGCAGACCCCTCCCTGTTTGGTAACTTAGTGCTGGACCAAAAGAACGTGGTTGAAGACGTGCTAAGGCCAGGCCATATACTTCACAGCTTCCACCAGGACCTCTTGGGACACTTAACTCAGGGACATAAGAAGCCTCATGATTCTGCTGTCTTGCAGGACAAGCCAGAAACACTGGCTGACAATCCAGTGGGGTTGTGGTACCAGAAGCCCCTGACACATGGGAGCCAAGAGACCTCACACACTGGCCCAGAAATGGATTTGCTCTTAACTCCCAGCCCATGAGacttaaatatgtaaatgagtGGTCAAATTTTGAGGTGGCTTATTACAACAGATCACCGGGGTTAAATTTCCTAAAACCACTCCACAGATCCCTGGGCACTGTACTGCTACGTGAGACTGCAAACAACCAACCCATCCCCaaaatcatttcagaaaaaatttttaatccttttattattcttttttaacaaaCGGCCCCAGGGATAGGGGaccaggggaggggggtggaggggaagtgAGGCCCCAGCCCCacaacccctccccacccacccctttcccccttatatatttataatctatATACAAGCCCCGGGGGGTAGGGGGCAAGGGGAACTTCCTCAGCGGGGTGGGGGCAACCCAGGCTCCTTGTCTCCTCGGGACCCAGGCTCCTCTGCCCGTCGGGAAGGCCCCTCTCGAGAAGGTGGCCCCGCCCGCTCCCAGGGCTTCGGCATCCAGCGCAGGGCATCTGGTGGGGAGGCCTAGGGAACAGTACACAAGCAAGGGTAAGTCATACCAGGAAGCCAAGGATGGAAAGACAGGAACTTAAGTGGTAGGTAACTCTTGAATTTTGACTTGGGGGCACAGGAGTCTCTCCCTTCACCTGCTGGTAGAGGTCGATGCGCTGGGTGCGGAAGACTCCGCTGTAGGTAGAAGGCGGGGCCTTGACACGGGAATTCAGGCCAGAGAAAGACCTACAGGAAGAAGGGTGTTTAAGGCAAGCATGacacctgctccctgctcccctaAGAAAGCAAGCCCTTAAGGAAGGGCAATCTGCATCCCCACTCCCTCTTCTTGCCTTCCAGCTGGGGGAGTACGAGACGACCCAGGTCCCCCAAGGTTGCTGCTCAGTTTCCGATAATCCTGGAACGGCTTTAGTTCCACTGGGTgcagctgaaggaaaaaaattcatgagCCTCCTGCCTCTCAACCCAGTTCCTCTTCAGATTCTGAACCCCTACCCCTAGTTCTTACGAGATCCCTAACCCTTCGCTTCCTGTACCTTACCTCTGCTCGCCCCAAGCTAGGGGGGAAAGGTCTGGCAGGTGAAGGCAGCACCCGAGTAGCAGGAGCAGGTGGGGGCCGCACAGCCAGGCTGGGGGGCTGCAGAGCAGGGCCCACAGGTAACAGAGAAAGGGGTGGTGGGGCAGGTGGCGGCGCTGGTGGCAGGGAGCCAAAGTTCACCACAGGCAACTGTGAGTCCACCATGGGTAGAAGCATCTACAGTAAGAAATACGGGccaggggcgggaggggggatggaagagaaaaatgtcaGAAAAGCAGAAATATAGTTAAGACAAACAAATAAGCCAGAGGCTGGTCACAGAAATAGAATGAAGGGCAAAAAGCATGACAAAAGGTACCTGCTGGGCAGGGGCCCCTGAGGGGAGGAAGCCACTTTGGCCACCAGGTTGCAGAGGAGTAGAATAAAAATCTGAGGGGGATGGCAGATCCTGGCGCACCTGTTAGGGATCACAGGGATTGGTGTCAACTCTCCCAAAAGCATTCTCTCCCTTTCAACTCCCGAAGCCCATCACCTGCCCACCTCTTACCTGAAGCAAGGGTGGATCGGGCAATGGGCTGGGGCAGAAAGCTGGAGagtaaaggaaggaaggtggaggATACAGGATTCCTCCAGCTGGCAACTTCCCCAGCTCTGTTGCTTGCAGTGCGGAGAAATCCAAAAACTGGCCCTTGACAGCGACCCCAGAAAGCAGTGCTGAGGGG
This genomic interval from Neovison vison isolate M4711 chromosome 1, ASM_NN_V1, whole genome shotgun sequence contains the following:
- the BAG6 gene encoding large proline-rich protein BAG6 isoform X15, with product MEPSDSTSTTTSMEEPDSLEVLVKTLDSQTRTFIVGAQMNVKEFKEHIAASVSIPSEKQRLIYQGRVLQDDKKLQEYNVGGKVIHLVERAPPQTQLPSGASSGIGSASATHGGGPPPGTRGPGASVHDRNANSYVMVGTFNLPSEPRVRLVMAQHMIRDIQTLLSRMECRGGPQAQHSHPPPQTPTVAPEPGALSSQTSEPVESEVPPREPMEAEEVEERAPAQSPELTPSGPAPVGPTPAPETNAPNHPSPAEYVEVLQELQRLESRLQPFLQRYYEVLGTAATTDYNNNQEGREEDQRLINLVGESLRLLGNTFVALSDLRCNLACAPPRHLHVVRPMSHYTTPMVLQQAAIPIQINVGTTVTMTGNGTRPPPAASAEAAPPGPGQASSLAPTSTTVESSTEGVPPPGPAPPPTTSHPRVIRISHQSVEPVVMMHMNIQDSGTQPGGVPSAPTGPLGPPGHGQTLGQQVPGFPTAPTRVVIARPTPPQARPSHPGGPPVSGTLQGAGLGTNASLAQMVSGLVGQLLMQPVLVAQGTPGMAPPPAPATASASAGTTNTATTAGPAPGGPAQPPPPQPSAADLQFSQLLGNLLGPAGPGAGGPGMASPTITVAMPGVPAFLQGMTDFLQATQTAPPPPPPPPPPPPAPEQQNMPPPGSPSGGAGSPGGLGLESLSPEFFTSVVQGVLNSLLGSLGARAGSSESIAAFIQRLSGSSNIFEPGADGALGFFGALLSLLCQNFSMVDVVMLLHGHFQPLQRLQPQLRSFFHQHYLGGQEPTPGNIRTATHTLITGLEEYVRESFSLVQVQPGVDIIRTNLEFLQEQFNSIAAHVLHCTDSGFGARLLELCNQGLFECLALNLHCLGGQQMELAAVINGRIRRMSRGVNPSLVSWLTTMMGLRLQVVLEHMPVGPDAILRYVRRVGDPPQPLPEEPMEVQGSERTSPEPQRENASPAPGTTAEEAMSRGPPPAPEGGGSRDEQDGASAETEPWAAAVPPEWVPIIQQDIQSQRKVKPQPPLSDAYLSGMPAKRRKTMQGEGPQLLLSEAVSRAAKAAGARPLTSPESLSRDLEAPEVQESYRQQLRADIQKRLQEDPNYSPQRFPNAHRAFADDP
- the BAG6 gene encoding large proline-rich protein BAG6 isoform X17: MEPSDSTSTTTSMEEPDSLEVLVKTLDSQTRTFIVGAQMNVKEFKEHIAASVSIPSEKQRLIYQGRVLQDDKKLQEYNVGGKVIHLVERAPPQTQLPSGASSGIGSASATHGGGPPPGTRGPGASVHDRNANSYVMVGTFNLPSEPRVRLVMAQHMIRDIQTLLSRMECRGGPQAQHSHPPPQTPTVAPEPGALSSQTSEPVESEVPPREPMEAEEVEERAPAQSPELTPSGPAPVGPTPAPETNAPNHPSPAEYVEVLQELQRLESRLQPFLQRYYEVLGTAATTDYNNNQEGREEDQRLINLVGESLRLLGNTFVALSDLRCNLACAPPRHLHVVRPMSHYTTPMVLQQAAIPIQINVGTTVTMTGNGTRPPPAASAEAAPPGPGQASSLAPTSTTVESSTEGVPPPGPAPPPTTSHPRVIRISHQSVEPVVMMHMNIQDSGTQPGGVPSAPTGPLGPPGHGQTLGSTLIQLPSLPPEFMHAVAHQITHQAMVAAVASAAAGQQVPGFPTAPTRVVIARPTPPQARPSHPGGPPVSGTLQGAGLGTNASLAQMVSGLVGQLLMQPVLVAQGTPGMAPPPAPATASASAGTTNTATTAGPAPGGPAQPPPPQPSAADLQFSQLLGNLLGPAGPGAGGPGMASPTITVAMPGVPAFLQGMTDFLQATQTAPPPPPPPPPPPPAPEQQNMPPPGSPSGGAGSPGGLGLESLSPEFFTSVVQGVLNSLLGSLGARAGSSESIAAFIQRLSGSSNIFEPGADGALGFFGALLSLLCQNFSMVDVVMLLHGHFQPLQRLQPQLRSFFHQHYLGGQEPTPGNIRTATHTLITGLEEYVRESFSLVQVQPGVDIIRTNLEFLQEQFNSIAAHVLHCTDSGFGARLLELCNQGLFECLALNLHCLGGQQMELAAVINGRIRRMSRGVNPSLVSWLTTMMGLRLQVVLEHMPVGPDAILRYVRRVGDPPQPLPEEPMEVQGSERTSPEPQRENASPAPGTTAEEAMSRGPPPAPEGGGSRDEQDGASAETEPWAAAVPPEWVPIIQQDIQSQRKVKPQPPLSDAYLSGMPAKRRKLRADIQKRLQEDPNYSPQRFPNAHRAFADDP
- the BAG6 gene encoding large proline-rich protein BAG6 isoform X21, translated to MEPSDSTSTTTSMEEPDSLEVLVKTLDSQTRTFIVGAQMNVKEFKEHIAASVSIPSEKQRLIYQGRVLQDDKKLQEYNVGGKVIHLVERAPPQTQLPSGASSGIGSASATHGGGPPPGTRGPGASVHDRNANSYVMVGTFNLPSEPRVRLVMAQHMIRDIQTLLSRMECRGGPQAQHSHPPPQTPTVAPEPGALSSQTSEPVESEVPPREPMEAEEVEERAPAQSPELTPSGPAPVGPTPAPETNAPNHPSPAEYVEVLQELQRLESRLQPFLQRYYEVLGTAATTDYNNNQEGREEDQRLINLVGESLRLLGNTFVALSDLRCNLACAPPRHLHVVRPMSHYTTPMVLQQAAIPIQINVGTTVTMTGNGTRPPPAASAEAAPPGPGQASSLAPTSTTVESSTEGVPPPGPAPPPTTSHPRVIRISHQSVEPVVMMHMNIQDSGTQPGGVPSAPTGPLGPPGHGQTLGQQVPGFPTAPTRVVIARPTPPQARPSHPGGPPVSGTLQGAGLGTNASLAQMVSGLVGQLLMQPVLVAQGTPGMAPPPAPATASASAGTTNTATTAGPAPGGPAQPPPPQPSAADLQFSQLLGNLLGPAGPGAGGPGMASPTITVAMPGVPAFLQGMTDFLQATQTAPPPPPPPPPPPPAPEQQNMPPPGSPSGGAGSPGGLGLESLSPEFFTSVVQGVLNSLLGSLGARAGSSESIAAFIQRLSGSSNIFEPGADGALGFFGALLSLLCQNFSMVDVVMLLHGHFQPLQRLQPQLRSFFHQHYLGGQEPTPGNIRTATHTLITGLEEYVRESFSLVQVQPGVDIIRTNLEFLQEQFNSIAAHVLHCTDSGFGARLLELCNQGLFECLALNLHCLGGQQMELAAVINGRIRRMSRGVNPSLVSWLTTMMGLRLQVVLEHMPVGPDAILRYVRRVGDPPQPLPEEPMEVQGSERTSPEPQRENASPAPGTTAEEAMSRGPPPAPEGGGSRDEQDGASAETEPWAAAVPPEWVPIIQQDIQSQRKVKPQPPLSDAYLSGMPAKRRKLRADIQKRLQEDPNYSPQRFPNAHRAFADDP